One window of Leguminivora glycinivorella isolate SPB_JAAS2020 chromosome 9, LegGlyc_1.1, whole genome shotgun sequence genomic DNA carries:
- the LOC125229542 gene encoding uncharacterized protein LOC125229542 has product MPFGYGTRLYNSVCNIRSAVGVLGAGGAEGGRSLLVARNCACTASHAASRAGRPPASQGSRTMYPCALPSRAIPSGIADSQSRAIYLPSLSLFHAESLVFLYLGLGGRPRRFLERFLERGGEGDARGALGRGGGSGAEASC; this is encoded by the exons atgccattcggctacgggaccaggCTTTACAACTCAGTATGCAATATAAGAAGCGCAGTGGGCGTGTTAGGCGCCGGCGGCGCCGAGGGCGGCCGCAGCCTCCTCGTGGCGCGGAACTGCGCCTGCACCGCGTCCCACGCCGCGTCCCGCGCTGGTCGCCCACCGGCCTCCCAAGGTTCCCGGACCATGTACCCTTGCGCTTTACCCTCCCGGGCTATACCCTCCGGGATCGCAGACTCCCAATCCCGGGCCATATACCTCCCTTCGCTCTCTTTGTTCCACGCGGAGTCTTTAGTGTTTTTGTACTTGGGGTTGGGCGGGCGTCCTCGTCGCTTCTTGGAGCGTTTCCTTGAGCGCGGCGGGGAGGGGGACGCGCGCGGCGCGCTGGGGAGGGGCGGCGGCTCGGGGGCCGAGGCGTCCT GCTAG